CGTTCTGTAGTATGTGGATAAAGACTCAGATTCGGGATGTGATAGTGAATTACGCGTATTTGGTGTGACGCTCTGTGCCAAAAGCCACTCAGATTGAGGCTTTTGGCCGTACGTTATCGGTCAGGCGGCACAGATATTCGAGGGGTAGACTAAGAACTAGTTTCCTCGACAACCATCACTTCGTAGGTCGCAAAATTCCAGAATACCAACTCGTAACACAAAGCGGCTGCAACCCATACGACAAGAGAGAACGCTACGTTGTCTGAGCTGAACAGATTGTCCAATAGAGCGTGAAGTGTACCCAAAACGAACGCCACAGCGATGGAGACCCAGAAAGTGGATACCCATTGGTGCGACAATTTCAGTTTGGCATCGCAATTCCGGCAACGAATACGCCTCGGGTCGAATATAACCAGACATTTGCCGAATGACATTGCGTTGTACGAACATTCAGGGCATTTCATAGCTTACCATCTCCCTTCAACTATCTTCAATACCAGATACGAAAACCATTATTGCCGTTTACTACCGCTACCGTTGCTTGTGCGCTGCAAGAAGCTTATCCAGAACCTCTTTGAACTCACTTGGGTTTTCTGGAGTGAAAAGGAACCTCTTGCAGAAGCCTTCATTCCTGTCCAGGACCACATGCTCCAGGAAATTTGCCCAGTCTATTTTTATTGCCGGCTTGAAATTCTTCAGTCTGAGATCACCCTTCAAGAGACCTTTCACATCAGATTCCTGAACATCAACATTTTCGATGGCGTCAAGCGGTATGGAGACAAGACCGAGATGCGTAGCAAACTCAACATGGTCTTCATATATCCTATATTCTTGCCAGAGACTCCTGGTCGTAGACTTAGATGTATATAGTACCTCGCTACTCACGACTTACTCCTTGCTATTCGGTTTCATTATTGTCATTAGGCTGCAAGCTCAAGAAAGATAACAACAATACAGATATGATCTGTTCCCGGTTGTTGTGCTGCTTGCTAAAATTAGTCACGATAGGTCCTCATGTCAAGATTGTTATTGTGCTGGGATAATCATCGAGAGTCGGAAAGGGGATCACATCCCGAATAGGGATCCCGCGTTCACAGAAAACAAAGTTTCGTATCTAAGATGCAACACCAACTTCTCTGAGATTCAGTTGTACTTTCGTATAGAGCGAGGCATCAAATGGAAAGACCTCTCAAGCTAAGCATAGTGAACCGAAGTGTTGCCACTTCAAGCTGAGGAGAGCGGTATCAGTCAGAAAATTTACAATCAAACTGTGAAATATGCGTTGCGTTTGGCACGGAAGGCGAGCATATTGAACACATCGTCATTTAATAGGAGGTAGTTATGGCTACGAAGATGAGTGGATCCCCGCGCAAGAATACCTGGGTATTCCTTGGCGGCGGACTGGCAGTTGTGGTCATCTTGGTCTTGTTTGTCGCTTTTGGCGGACAGGGGCCATCTGATGATGAAGCTCGCGGTACAATCGGAGTTGCCGAGACATATCGCGCCGAGCAAATATCTGAAGACGACGTCATTCTTGACGATCCCGAATTGCAGTCAGTATTGCAGAGTGACGACTTCCAGCGACTGATTGCTGATGAGGACTTCCAGGAATTGATGGGACACCAGGACTTCCAAATGCT
This Candidatus Zixiibacteriota bacterium DNA region includes the following protein-coding sequences:
- a CDS encoding PH domain-containing protein → MSSEVLYTSKSTTRSLWQEYRIYEDHVEFATHLGLVSIPLDAIENVDVQESDVKGLLKGDLRLKNFKPAIKIDWANFLEHVVLDRNEGFCKRFLFTPENPSEFKEVLDKLLAAHKQR